A region of Streptomyces deccanensis DNA encodes the following proteins:
- a CDS encoding HAD family hydrolase, giving the protein MSIASRQPLAPVLREVRAVVFDTDGVITDSARVHAAAWKTAFDAFLRAHPPDDPRQGRPFDVRDDYLRFVDGRSRLDGAGAFLASRGLEPSARTVRAVAAEKERLFTRRLGEQGVEAYPGTVRLVRALRAARRPVAAVSASRHARELLSGAGVVDLFDALVDGGEAARLGLAGKPCPDLFLEAARRLDVPPDRAAVVEDALAGVEAGRRGGFRLVVGVDRAHGPDTGERLLRHGADIVVADLGELLEGGP; this is encoded by the coding sequence ATGAGCATCGCATCCCGGCAACCGCTCGCTCCCGTGCTGCGGGAGGTCCGGGCGGTCGTGTTCGACACCGACGGAGTGATCACCGACTCGGCACGGGTGCACGCCGCGGCCTGGAAGACCGCCTTCGACGCCTTCCTGCGCGCGCATCCGCCCGACGACCCGCGGCAGGGGCGCCCCTTCGACGTCCGGGACGACTATCTGCGCTTCGTGGACGGCAGATCACGGCTCGACGGGGCCGGCGCCTTCCTCGCGTCGCGTGGCCTCGAACCGTCGGCGCGGACGGTGCGCGCCGTGGCGGCGGAGAAGGAACGGCTGTTCACCCGGCGACTCGGCGAACAGGGCGTCGAGGCCTACCCGGGGACCGTACGGCTGGTCCGTGCCCTGCGGGCGGCACGCCGGCCGGTGGCCGCGGTGTCCGCCTCCCGGCACGCCCGCGAGCTGCTCAGCGGGGCCGGGGTGGTCGATCTCTTCGACGCCCTGGTCGACGGAGGAGAGGCGGCCCGCCTGGGGCTGGCCGGAAAGCCCTGCCCCGACCTGTTCCTGGAAGCGGCTCGACGTCTCGATGTCCCCCCGGACCGTGCGGCGGTCGTCGAGGACGCCCTGGCCGGAGTCGAGGCCGGCCGACGCGGCGGCTTCCGCCTGGTCGTCGGAGTGGACCGCGCCCATGGCCCCGACACCGGGGAACGTCTGCTCCGGCACGGCGCCGACATCGTGGTGGCCGACCTCGGTGAACTCCTCGAAGGCGGACCGTGA
- a CDS encoding universal stress protein — protein sequence MTHNDVVVGVDGTLASTRALDWAAGEAIRRGAELRLVCAASDRDEAAPILGAAVARVHHRHPGLPVLTVAAEGGAVRALARESADAVLTVVGTRGMGRTAGLLLGSVSLRLSRRVRGPLLVVRGDHPCDRGREVVLGLEDDTDERAALYAFEEARRRGAHLRVLHSWSHRHLTPALPPLVPTEGPRQDPATSYERVEEAVPRFALAALRERYADVPVEAVTVRTGAPEALLESTREAGLVVVGSHHRTSAVAPHHTQVAPVLLRRAHCPVVVVPAA from the coding sequence ATGACCCACAACGATGTGGTCGTAGGAGTGGACGGCACCCTCGCCTCCACCAGGGCCCTGGACTGGGCCGCCGGGGAAGCGATCCGGCGCGGTGCCGAGCTGCGCCTGGTGTGCGCCGCTTCCGACCGCGACGAGGCCGCGCCGATCCTCGGGGCCGCCGTCGCGCGCGTCCACCATCGGCACCCCGGTCTCCCGGTCCTGACCGTCGCGGCCGAGGGCGGCGCCGTGCGGGCGCTGGCGCGGGAGAGCGCCGACGCGGTACTCACTGTCGTCGGCACCCGGGGCATGGGGCGCACCGCCGGCCTGCTGCTCGGATCGGTCAGCCTGCGGCTGTCCCGTCGCGTGCGGGGTCCGCTGCTCGTCGTGCGCGGGGACCACCCGTGCGACAGAGGGCGCGAGGTGGTGCTCGGCCTGGAGGACGACACGGACGAGCGGGCCGCCCTCTACGCCTTCGAGGAGGCCCGCCGACGCGGCGCCCACCTGCGCGTCCTGCACTCCTGGTCCCACCGCCACCTCACCCCCGCACTGCCGCCGCTCGTGCCCACCGAGGGCCCGCGACAGGATCCGGCCACCTCCTACGAGCGCGTCGAGGAGGCCGTCCCGCGCTTCGCCCTGGCCGCACTGCGGGAGCGGTACGCCGATGTCCCGGTGGAAGCCGTCACGGTGCGCACGGGCGCGCCGGAGGCTTTGCTGGAGTCGACCCGCGAGGCCGGTCTGGTGGTCGTCGGCTCGCACCACCGGACGTCCGCCGTCGCCCCGCACCACACGCAGGTCGCCCCCGTCCTGCTGCGCCGCGCGCACTGCCCGGTGGTCGTCGTCCCCGCCGCGTGA
- a CDS encoding CBS domain-containing protein, translating into MTGTPHLVSDVMTRTVGAVRHRAAFKDIVKAMRQWHVSAVPVVDDEERVVGVVSEADLLHKEELRDGDPDLPRAGHAPAGGFPYPRLRRLSDLGKAAAVEAEGLMTAPAVTVHGDTTLAQAARLMARHRVKRLPVVDAEGRLRGVVSRSDLLKVFLRDDADIAEEIRRDVVPMLDPDSDGPGSDGPFRDEPVRVAVRKGVVTLTGRPRNTALVPVAARLARAVEGVVDVDCAFTGTDSGPGPDQQRRSEAGRPTAKEGA; encoded by the coding sequence ATGACCGGCACTCCCCATCTCGTGAGCGATGTGATGACCCGCACGGTGGGGGCCGTGCGCCACCGGGCGGCGTTCAAGGACATCGTGAAGGCCATGCGGCAGTGGCACGTCAGCGCGGTTCCCGTCGTGGACGACGAGGAACGCGTCGTGGGCGTCGTCTCCGAGGCGGACCTGCTGCACAAGGAAGAACTGCGTGACGGCGACCCGGACCTGCCCAGGGCCGGACACGCACCGGCCGGAGGATTCCCGTATCCGCGGCTCCGGCGACTGTCCGACCTCGGCAAGGCGGCCGCGGTGGAGGCGGAGGGGTTGATGACCGCGCCGGCCGTCACCGTCCACGGCGACACGACCCTGGCGCAGGCCGCCCGGCTGATGGCCCGGCACCGGGTCAAGCGGCTTCCGGTGGTCGACGCCGAGGGTCGGCTGCGGGGCGTCGTCAGCCGCTCCGACCTGTTGAAGGTGTTCCTGCGCGACGACGCGGACATCGCCGAGGAGATCCGGCGCGACGTCGTGCCGATGCTCGACCCGGACTCGGACGGACCGGGGTCGGACGGACCGTTCCGGGATGAACCGGTCCGGGTGGCCGTGCGCAAGGGAGTCGTCACCCTCACGGGCCGGCCCCGGAACACCGCCCTCGTCCCCGTGGCCGCCCGTCTCGCACGCGCCGTCGAGGGCGTGGTGGACGTCGACTGCGCGTTCACCGGCACGGACTCCGGCCCCGGCCCGGACCAGCAGAGGAGGAGTGAAGCCGGACGTCCGACCGCGAAGGAGGGGGCATGA
- a CDS encoding universal stress protein, with amino-acid sequence MSRVVAVGLDGSPESRAAADWAAREARLHSVALRVVHADDLPPHHYVPFAGEQIAPPGADRSAALLRESIARLAHRHPGLPIEGERLPGHPASALVAVAEGSELLALGSRGLGRAAGFLLGSVAAAVVARAGRPVVLVRAEAASEYRTDASGNATTAYRDVVLGLNLGETDDTVVAFAFDAAARRATGLRVVHGRGTPRPGDSWTAGAEQEPSVRLAPWRDKFPGVEVTEEAVVGRAGKQLVNASLDASLVVVGRRVRRAPPASHIGPVTYAVVRRSLAPVAVVPHL; translated from the coding sequence ATGTCCCGTGTCGTCGCCGTGGGTCTGGACGGATCGCCGGAGAGCCGCGCGGCCGCGGACTGGGCCGCCCGTGAGGCCCGGCTGCACTCCGTCGCCCTTCGGGTCGTGCACGCCGACGACCTGCCCCCGCACCATTACGTGCCCTTCGCCGGCGAACAGATCGCTCCGCCCGGCGCGGACCGTTCCGCCGCGCTGCTGCGCGAGTCGATCGCCCGGCTGGCCCACCGCCACCCGGGCCTGCCGATCGAGGGCGAGCGACTGCCCGGGCACCCCGCGTCGGCCCTGGTCGCCGTGGCCGAGGGCAGCGAACTGCTGGCGCTCGGGTCGCGGGGGCTGGGCAGGGCCGCCGGGTTCCTGCTCGGCTCCGTCGCGGCGGCCGTGGTGGCGCGGGCCGGACGGCCGGTCGTCCTCGTCCGCGCCGAAGCCGCGAGCGAGTACCGCACCGACGCGTCCGGGAACGCGACGACCGCCTACCGGGACGTCGTGCTGGGGCTGAACCTCGGCGAAACCGACGACACGGTCGTCGCGTTCGCCTTCGACGCGGCCGCACGGCGCGCGACGGGACTGCGCGTCGTCCACGGCCGCGGCACCCCGCGGCCCGGCGACAGCTGGACTGCCGGGGCCGAACAGGAGCCGTCCGTCCGCCTCGCGCCCTGGCGGGACAAGTTCCCCGGTGTGGAGGTGACCGAGGAGGCCGTGGTCGGCCGGGCCGGAAAGCAGTTGGTGAACGCTTCCCTCGACGCCTCCCTCGTGGTCGTCGGCCGCCGTGTCCGCCGGGCCCCGCCGGCCTCGCACATCGGTCCCGTGACCTACGCGGTCGTACGGCGCTCCCTCGCCCCGGTCGCCGTCGTCCCGCACCTCTGA
- the adhE gene encoding bifunctional acetaldehyde-CoA/alcohol dehydrogenase produces MTRHESDPSAGTATYAPSRTAVAVDRLVTDGLKALADYDGLTQEQVDHIVKKASVAALDRHTALARLAVEETGRGVFEDKAAKNMFACEHVTHSMGPMKTVGVIARDDIEDMVEIAEPVGVVCAVTPVTNPTSTTIFKALMALKTRNPIVFAFHPSAQRCSAEAARVVRDAAVTAGAPEHCVQWIETPSVEATGMLMRHPGVSLILATGGNSMVKAAYSAGKPALGVGAGNVPAYVHRSAELRRAVNDLVLSKSFDNGMICASEQAVILDAEIYDAALTEFRTLRAHLATAEEKAKLEAFLFPGGGAVGGGAMGGGCEPKVNSAAVGQSPEWIAEQAGFSVPAGTSLILVEAERVGPAEPLTREKLCPVLTVLRAGSQEQGFELAADMVAFHGQGHSAVIHAEDRAVAEAYGRRMKTVRIIVNSPSSQGAIGGIYNGLLPSLTLGCGSWGSTSVSDNVSAAQLLNIKRVSNRRNNLQWFKVPPKIYFEPQAIRYLQSMPDVHRVTVVTDATMTRLGFVDRVNRVLQRRREPVTVQVIDNVEPEPSIDSVQRGARLMRDFRPDTIIALGGGSPMDAAKVMWLLYEQQAAGRDMDFADMRQKFSDIRKRAFRFPVPGARARLVCVPTTSGTGAEVTPFAVISDPATGKKYPLADYALTPSVAIVDPLLTMELPPALAADSGFDALTHAIEAYVSVYANDFTDGLALHAIRLVLDHLEAAVNHRADSPRAREKMHNAGTIAGMAFGNAFLGIVHAMSHTLGATFHIAHGRANAVLLPHVIRYNGTVPTKLTGWPKYEHYRAPERFQDIARTLGLPAATPAEGVESLATAVERLRDAVGIEPSFRALGVDERAFLDALPQQALNAYDDQCAPANPRMPMLADMETLMRAAYRGTGRGGAATGEDPTAAV; encoded by the coding sequence ATGACCCGTCACGAAAGCGACCCCTCGGCCGGCACGGCCACCTACGCGCCGTCCCGGACGGCCGTGGCCGTGGACCGTCTGGTCACGGACGGCCTCAAGGCGCTGGCCGACTACGACGGCCTCACCCAGGAACAGGTCGACCACATCGTCAAGAAGGCGTCGGTGGCCGCCCTGGACCGGCACACGGCGCTGGCCCGCCTCGCGGTGGAGGAGACCGGGCGCGGTGTGTTCGAGGACAAGGCGGCCAAGAACATGTTCGCGTGCGAGCACGTCACGCACAGCATGGGTCCGATGAAGACGGTCGGCGTCATCGCCCGCGACGACATCGAGGACATGGTGGAGATCGCCGAGCCGGTGGGGGTGGTGTGCGCGGTCACTCCCGTGACCAACCCGACGTCCACCACGATCTTCAAGGCGTTGATGGCCCTGAAGACCCGCAATCCGATCGTCTTCGCCTTCCACCCCTCCGCCCAGCGCTGCAGCGCGGAGGCGGCCCGCGTCGTGCGCGACGCGGCCGTCACGGCGGGGGCCCCCGAGCACTGCGTGCAGTGGATCGAGACCCCGTCCGTCGAGGCGACCGGCATGCTGATGCGGCACCCCGGTGTCTCGCTGATCCTCGCCACCGGCGGCAACAGCATGGTCAAGGCCGCCTACTCGGCGGGCAAGCCCGCCCTGGGCGTCGGAGCGGGCAACGTACCGGCGTATGTGCACAGGAGCGCCGAACTGCGCCGGGCCGTGAACGACCTGGTGCTGTCGAAGTCCTTCGACAACGGGATGATCTGCGCCTCGGAGCAGGCCGTCATCCTGGACGCCGAGATCTACGACGCGGCCCTCACCGAGTTCCGTACCCTGCGCGCCCACCTGGCGACCGCCGAGGAGAAGGCGAAGCTGGAGGCCTTCCTCTTCCCTGGCGGCGGGGCCGTGGGAGGCGGGGCCATGGGCGGCGGCTGCGAGCCCAAGGTCAACTCCGCGGCCGTCGGGCAGAGCCCGGAGTGGATCGCCGAGCAGGCCGGCTTCAGCGTGCCCGCCGGCACCTCGCTCATCCTGGTCGAGGCCGAACGGGTCGGCCCTGCCGAGCCGTTGACCCGGGAGAAGCTCTGCCCGGTGCTCACCGTGCTGCGCGCGGGTTCCCAGGAACAGGGCTTCGAGCTGGCCGCCGACATGGTCGCGTTCCACGGCCAGGGGCACAGCGCCGTGATCCACGCCGAGGACCGGGCGGTCGCCGAGGCGTACGGCAGGCGGATGAAGACCGTGCGGATCATCGTCAACTCCCCTTCCTCGCAAGGGGCCATCGGCGGTATCTACAACGGCCTGCTGCCGTCGCTGACGCTGGGCTGCGGCTCGTGGGGCAGCACGTCGGTGTCCGACAACGTCTCCGCCGCGCAGCTTCTGAACATCAAGCGGGTCTCCAACCGGCGCAACAACCTGCAGTGGTTCAAGGTCCCGCCGAAGATCTACTTCGAGCCGCAGGCCATCCGGTATCTCCAGTCGATGCCGGACGTCCACCGCGTCACGGTCGTCACCGACGCCACCATGACCCGCCTGGGCTTCGTCGACCGCGTCAACCGCGTCCTGCAGCGACGCCGTGAACCGGTGACCGTGCAGGTCATCGACAACGTCGAGCCGGAGCCGAGCATCGACTCCGTGCAGCGCGGCGCCCGGTTGATGCGGGACTTCCGCCCGGACACGATCATCGCGCTGGGCGGCGGTTCCCCGATGGACGCGGCGAAGGTGATGTGGCTGCTGTACGAGCAGCAGGCCGCCGGCCGGGACATGGACTTCGCGGACATGCGGCAGAAGTTCTCCGACATCCGCAAGCGTGCCTTCCGCTTCCCGGTGCCCGGGGCGCGCGCCCGCCTGGTCTGTGTGCCCACGACGTCCGGGACGGGCGCCGAGGTCACGCCCTTCGCCGTGATCTCCGACCCGGCGACGGGCAAGAAGTACCCTCTCGCCGACTACGCGCTCACCCCGAGCGTGGCCATCGTCGACCCCCTGCTCACCATGGAGCTGCCCCCGGCGCTGGCCGCCGACAGCGGCTTCGACGCGCTCACCCACGCCATCGAGGCGTATGTGTCGGTGTACGCCAACGACTTCACCGACGGGCTCGCCCTGCACGCGATCCGGCTGGTCCTCGACCACCTGGAGGCGGCCGTCAACCACCGCGCGGACAGCCCTCGGGCGAGGGAGAAGATGCACAACGCGGGCACCATCGCGGGCATGGCCTTCGGCAACGCCTTCCTCGGCATCGTCCACGCCATGTCGCACACCCTCGGCGCCACTTTCCACATCGCCCACGGCCGCGCCAACGCGGTCCTGCTGCCCCATGTGATCCGCTACAACGGCACCGTCCCGACGAAGCTGACCGGCTGGCCCAAGTACGAGCACTACCGCGCCCCCGAACGCTTCCAGGACATCGCCCGTACGCTCGGCCTGCCCGCCGCCACCCCGGCGGAGGGCGTCGAGTCCCTGGCCACGGCCGTGGAGCGGCTGCGGGACGCCGTGGGCATCGAGCCGTCGTTCCGGGCCCTCGGCGTCGACGAGCGGGCCTTCCTCGACGCGCTGCCCCAACAGGCCCTGAACGCCTACGACGACCAGTGCGCCCCCGCCAACCCGCGCATGCCGATGCTCGCCGACATGGAGACCCTGATGCGCGCGGCCTACCGGGGGACCGGCCGCGGCGGGGCGGCCACGGGTGAGGACCCGACGGCCGCCGTGTGA
- a CDS encoding pyridoxamine 5'-phosphate oxidase family protein, whose translation MYANDGFRELDRQECLRLLAKATVGRIVHTRQALPAVLPVNFSLDGEGSVVLRTSAASELARVVDGVVVAFEADEVDPAAHSGWSVVVTGRASIVTDPAQRARLARSGPRSWVASPQDLFLRIEAELVTGRELVGGRAMYGVDLIP comes from the coding sequence ATGTACGCCAACGACGGATTCCGCGAACTGGACAGGCAGGAATGTCTACGGCTGCTGGCGAAGGCGACCGTCGGCCGCATCGTCCACACCCGCCAGGCGCTGCCGGCGGTTCTGCCGGTCAACTTTTCCCTGGACGGGGAGGGTTCGGTCGTCCTGCGCACGTCTGCCGCCTCGGAACTCGCCCGCGTGGTGGACGGGGTGGTCGTGGCCTTCGAGGCCGACGAGGTCGACCCGGCCGCCCACTCCGGCTGGAGCGTCGTCGTCACCGGCCGGGCCTCGATCGTGACCGATCCGGCCCAGCGCGCACGGCTGGCCCGCAGCGGCCCGCGCTCGTGGGTCGCCTCCCCGCAGGACCTCTTCCTCCGTATCGAGGCGGAACTGGTCACCGGCCGTGAACTCGTCGGCGGCCGGGCGATGTACGGCGTGGACCTGATTCCCTGA
- a CDS encoding zinc-dependent alcohol dehydrogenase family protein, translating into MKGLVFHGPGESSWQEVPDPGIKDPTDAIVRVDTVTICGTDLHILKGDVPEVRPGTVLGHEAVGEIVEVGSDVRTVRPGDRVLVSCITACGRCRYCREGAYGQCRGGGGWILGHLVDGTQAEYVRVPYADLSVHPLPSTLTAKDAVLLADIFPTSYEVGVVNGCVRPGDTVAVVGAGPIGLAAIATARLFSPERIVAVDLAPARLEAARRLGADAVADAREAPEQLVSDLTDGLGADVVIEAVGVPESFELCTRMVRPGGHVANVGVHGKPATLHLEDLWIKNVTITTGLVDTHSTPTLLRMAAAGRLPTSSLVTHTFPLDEMEQAYDVFSRAADTGALKVVLGEPQHDVVAVPAA; encoded by the coding sequence ATGAAGGGCTTGGTCTTCCACGGCCCCGGAGAGTCGTCCTGGCAGGAGGTGCCCGACCCGGGGATCAAGGACCCCACCGACGCGATCGTCCGAGTCGACACCGTCACGATCTGCGGGACGGACCTGCACATCCTCAAGGGCGACGTGCCCGAGGTCCGCCCCGGCACGGTCCTCGGCCACGAGGCCGTCGGGGAGATCGTCGAGGTCGGCAGCGACGTACGGACCGTGCGGCCCGGTGACCGGGTGCTGGTCTCCTGCATCACCGCCTGCGGCCGGTGCCGCTACTGCCGGGAGGGCGCGTACGGCCAGTGCCGGGGCGGCGGAGGCTGGATCCTCGGCCACCTGGTCGACGGAACCCAGGCCGAGTACGTCCGGGTCCCGTACGCCGACCTGTCCGTCCACCCGCTGCCCAGCACGCTGACCGCCAAGGACGCCGTCCTGCTGGCGGACATCTTCCCCACCTCCTACGAGGTGGGCGTCGTCAACGGGTGCGTCCGCCCCGGCGACACCGTCGCCGTCGTGGGCGCCGGCCCCATCGGCCTCGCGGCGATCGCCACCGCCCGGCTGTTCTCGCCCGAGCGGATCGTCGCCGTGGATCTGGCTCCGGCCCGACTGGAGGCCGCCAGGCGACTCGGGGCGGACGCGGTGGCCGACGCCCGGGAGGCTCCGGAGCAACTGGTCTCCGACCTCACCGACGGACTCGGCGCGGATGTCGTGATCGAGGCGGTCGGCGTACCGGAGAGCTTCGAGCTCTGCACCCGCATGGTGCGCCCCGGCGGGCATGTGGCCAACGTCGGCGTGCACGGCAAACCGGCGACGCTGCACCTCGAAGACCTGTGGATCAAGAACGTGACCATCACCACGGGCCTGGTGGACACCCATTCCACCCCCACCCTGCTGCGGATGGCGGCCGCCGGCCGACTGCCCACATCGTCCCTGGTCACCCACACCTTCCCGCTGGACGAAATGGAACAGGCGTACGACGTCTTCTCCCGGGCGGCCGACACCGGCGCGCTCAAGGTCGTGCTCGGCGAGCCCCAGCACGACGTCGTCGCCGTCCCGGCGGCCTGA
- the ppdK gene encoding pyruvate, phosphate dikinase encodes MVRYVYDFAEGGREMADLLGGKGANLAEMTRLGLPVPPGFTVTTEACRAFLATGAEPEGMTAEISRHLTAMERAAGRSLGQRDDPLLLSVRSGARFSMPGMMETVLDIGLNDESVQGLAKTSGNERFAWDSYRRLVQMFGSTVMGVDTALFEGTITLLKEAREVQDDVDLDAGDLAWLVETYKSLIRDETGQDFPQSPAEQLRLAVLAVFRSWNGERARLYRRREHIPEDLGTAVTVQRMVFGNLGADSGSGVAFTRDPATGRPGLYGDYLSNAQGEDVVAGIRNTVPLTDLERLDPGSYRRLCDHMGTLERHYRDLCDIEFTIERGTLWMLQTRVGKRTAEAAFAIAAELVEEGLITPDEALARVSGDGLARLMFPRFDTAATGDALAHGIPASPGAAVGAAVFDSAEAVRRAAAGEQVVLVRQETTPDDLPGMLAAQAVLTSRGGKTSHAAVVARGMGKVCVCGAEELTVNTDARRFTTRAGTVVEEGTVVSVDGSAGAVYPGGVPLVASAFMRYLETGEQANGIVAAGARALQHADAVRRLEVRANADTPEDAARARRFGAQGIGLCRTEHMFLGERRKLVEEMILARTDAQRARALGVLLPLQRRDFVGILEAMDGLPVTIRLLDPPLHEFLPDRTELAVRVATAEARGELPAAHDTELLTAVDRMHEENPMLGLRGVRLGLVVPGLVAMQVRAIAEAVAQRVRAGGAPHAEIMVPLVGAVEELRLAREEVEQVLARVGEETGVPVRCPVGTMIELPRAALTAGRIAEEAEFFSFGTNDLTQTAWGFSRDDVEAEFFSAYLDKGVFTASPFETIDREGVGRLVRIAVDEGRAARPDLTIGVCGEHGGDPESVHFFHAAGLDYVSCSPFRVPVARLEAGRATLTGTDVSDSR; translated from the coding sequence ATGGTCCGTTACGTGTACGACTTCGCGGAGGGCGGCCGGGAGATGGCCGACCTGCTCGGCGGCAAGGGAGCGAACCTGGCCGAGATGACCCGGCTGGGCCTCCCGGTCCCGCCCGGTTTCACCGTCACCACGGAGGCCTGCCGGGCCTTCCTGGCCACGGGTGCGGAACCGGAGGGGATGACGGCGGAGATCTCCCGGCATCTCACGGCGATGGAGCGGGCCGCCGGACGGTCCCTGGGGCAGCGGGACGACCCGCTGCTGCTGTCGGTCCGTTCGGGAGCGCGCTTCTCGATGCCCGGCATGATGGAGACGGTCCTCGACATCGGCCTGAACGACGAATCCGTCCAGGGGCTCGCCAAGACGTCCGGGAACGAGCGGTTCGCCTGGGACTCCTACCGCCGGCTCGTCCAGATGTTCGGCAGCACGGTCATGGGGGTCGACACGGCCCTGTTCGAAGGGACCATCACCCTGCTCAAGGAGGCCCGGGAGGTCCAGGACGACGTGGATCTCGACGCGGGCGACCTCGCCTGGCTCGTGGAGACCTACAAGTCCCTGATCCGCGACGAGACCGGACAGGACTTCCCCCAGTCCCCTGCCGAGCAACTCCGTCTCGCCGTCCTCGCGGTCTTCCGCTCCTGGAACGGCGAACGCGCCCGCCTGTACCGCAGGCGCGAGCACATCCCCGAGGATCTCGGCACGGCGGTCACCGTGCAGCGCATGGTCTTCGGCAACCTCGGCGCCGATTCCGGCAGTGGTGTCGCCTTCACGCGGGACCCCGCCACCGGGCGCCCCGGGCTCTACGGCGACTACCTGTCCAACGCCCAGGGCGAGGACGTCGTGGCCGGTATCCGCAACACGGTCCCCCTGACGGACCTGGAGCGGCTGGACCCGGGGTCGTACCGACGCCTGTGCGACCACATGGGCACCCTGGAGCGGCACTACCGCGACCTGTGCGACATCGAGTTCACCATCGAGCGCGGCACCCTGTGGATGCTCCAGACCCGGGTCGGCAAGCGCACCGCCGAGGCCGCGTTCGCCATCGCCGCCGAGCTGGTCGAGGAGGGGCTCATCACGCCGGACGAGGCGCTCGCCCGGGTCAGCGGGGACGGGCTCGCCCGGCTCATGTTCCCGCGCTTCGACACCGCCGCGACCGGTGACGCCCTCGCCCACGGCATCCCGGCCTCGCCCGGTGCCGCTGTCGGTGCGGCGGTCTTCGACTCTGCCGAGGCCGTACGCCGGGCGGCCGCCGGCGAGCAGGTGGTCCTCGTGCGCCAGGAGACCACCCCCGACGACCTGCCCGGCATGCTGGCGGCCCAGGCGGTGCTGACCAGCCGGGGCGGCAAGACCAGCCACGCGGCCGTGGTGGCCCGCGGCATGGGCAAGGTCTGTGTGTGCGGCGCCGAGGAACTCACCGTGAACACCGACGCCCGGCGCTTCACCACACGGGCGGGCACCGTCGTCGAGGAGGGCACCGTCGTCTCGGTCGACGGCTCGGCCGGCGCCGTGTACCCGGGTGGCGTTCCGTTGGTCGCCTCGGCGTTCATGCGCTACCTGGAGACCGGCGAGCAGGCGAACGGGATCGTCGCGGCCGGCGCCCGGGCCCTGCAACACGCCGACGCCGTACGGCGGCTGGAGGTGCGCGCCAACGCCGACACGCCCGAGGACGCGGCCCGCGCCCGGCGGTTCGGCGCGCAGGGCATCGGACTGTGCCGGACCGAGCACATGTTCCTCGGCGAGCGGCGCAAGCTGGTCGAGGAGATGATCCTGGCCCGCACCGACGCCCAGCGGGCGCGGGCACTCGGGGTTCTGCTGCCCCTGCAGCGACGCGACTTCGTCGGCATCCTGGAGGCGATGGACGGCCTGCCGGTCACCATTCGTCTGCTGGACCCGCCGCTGCACGAGTTCCTGCCCGACCGCACCGAACTCGCCGTCCGGGTCGCCACCGCCGAGGCCCGGGGTGAGCTGCCCGCCGCGCACGACACCGAGCTGTTGACGGCGGTCGACCGCATGCACGAGGAGAACCCGATGCTCGGCCTGCGGGGCGTGCGCCTCGGGCTGGTGGTTCCCGGGCTGGTCGCCATGCAGGTGAGGGCGATCGCCGAGGCAGTCGCGCAGCGCGTCCGGGCCGGTGGCGCACCGCACGCGGAAATCATGGTTCCGCTGGTCGGCGCGGTCGAGGAGCTACGGCTCGCCCGTGAGGAGGTGGAGCAGGTGCTGGCCAGGGTCGGGGAGGAGACCGGTGTGCCCGTGCGGTGCCCCGTCGGCACGATGATCGAACTGCCGAGGGCCGCGCTCACCGCGGGCCGGATCGCCGAGGAGGCGGAGTTCTTCTCCTTCGGCACCAACGACCTCACCCAGACGGCGTGGGGCTTCTCCCGCGACGACGTCGAGGCGGAGTTCTTCTCCGCCTACCTCGACAAGGGCGTGTTCACCGCCTCGCCGTTCGAGACGATCGACCGCGAGGGTGTGGGCCGCCTGGTCCGGATCGCGGTCGACGAGGGCCGCGCCGCCCGCCCCGACCTGACGATCGGGGTGTGCGGCGAGCACGGCGGCGACCCTGAGTCGGTGCACTTCTTCCACGCGGCCGGACTCGACTACGTCTCCTGCTCCCCCTTCCGCGTCCCCGTGGCCCGCCTGGAGGCCGGCCGGGCCACCCTGACCGGGACGGATGTCAGCGACAGCCGGTGA